In one Apium graveolens cultivar Ventura unplaced genomic scaffold, ASM990537v1 ctg6819, whole genome shotgun sequence genomic region, the following are encoded:
- the LOC141703595 gene encoding protein cornichon homolog 2-like isoform X2 encodes MAWDPIFWLIFFVINIILIALNIYQIVCLSDLEADYLNPYDSSSRINSVVVPEMLVQGVLCALFLVTGNFYMFILTLPNACYNAKLFMKQQHLIDVTEVFRFLDAEKKYRLIKLAFYLILFVVVLIRLVFTVVHHAIDHDGGIHEFGMFD; translated from the exons ATGGCTTGGGACCCTATTTTTTGGTTGATTTTCTTCGTTATCAACATTATTCTCATTGCACTAAACATTTACCAG ATTGTCTGCTTATCGGACTTGGAGGCGGACTATTTGAATCCATATGATTCTTCATCTCGCATTAACTCTGTGGTAGTTCCTGAGATGTTGGTGCAGGGTGTGTTGTGTGCGTTGTTTCTTGTGACAGGGAATTTTTACATGTTCATACTTACGCTCCCAAATGCTTGTTATAATGCAAAATT ATTTATGAAGCAACAACATCTTATTGACGTAACCGAGGTTTTTAGATTTCTCGATGCTGAAAAAAAGTATCGACTGATCAAGCTAGCCTTTTATTTAATACTATTTGTTGTAGTCCTAATCAG GCTTGTTTTCACAGTAGTCCACCATGCAATAGATCATGATGGGGGTATTCATGAATTTGGGATGTTTGATTGA
- the LOC141703595 gene encoding protein cornichon homolog 2-like isoform X1, producing the protein MAWDPIFWLIFFVINIILIALNIYQIVCLSDLEADYLNPYDSSSRINSVVVPEMLVQGVLCALFLVTGNFYMFILTLPNACYNAKLFMKQQHLIDVTEVFRFLDAEKKYRLIKLAFYLILFVVVLIRTIDSGALSTMISLFHVSNEDLDIRSSILEF; encoded by the exons ATGGCTTGGGACCCTATTTTTTGGTTGATTTTCTTCGTTATCAACATTATTCTCATTGCACTAAACATTTACCAG ATTGTCTGCTTATCGGACTTGGAGGCGGACTATTTGAATCCATATGATTCTTCATCTCGCATTAACTCTGTGGTAGTTCCTGAGATGTTGGTGCAGGGTGTGTTGTGTGCGTTGTTTCTTGTGACAGGGAATTTTTACATGTTCATACTTACGCTCCCAAATGCTTGTTATAATGCAAAATT ATTTATGAAGCAACAACATCTTATTGACGTAACCGAGGTTTTTAGATTTCTCGATGCTGAAAAAAAGTATCGACTGATCAAGCTAGCCTTTTATTTAATACTATTTGTTGTAGTCCTAATCAG AACTATTGATTCTGGAGCACTGTCTACCATGATATCTCTCTTCCATGTCAGTAATGAAGATTTAGACATTCGCTCGTCCATCCTTGAATTTTAG